The sequence below is a genomic window from Cerasicoccus sp. TK19100.
CGATGGTCCGGCATGTTATACGGATTTACGAATCCAAATTGTGTGCGCGCCAAAGGCTTTGAAACCTGTAAGGTCGATTATGTGGCTGCCTGGGGAGGCGGATTCGCTGGCTTTAATTTGAAGTCGGATAATCCAGCGAATCCTGGGCGTGTAAAAGTGGACGTGCAGGATAACTTCGTTGGTTTTGTCAATGGCGAGGGCTTTTATATCGGCTATAGCACGACGGCTATAGGCCAGGATTTAGTGGAGCTGACGATGCGCAATAACGTCATTGTTTTCACTGGAACGGAAGCAATTCAAACGGACAACCTGTCAGCCGGTTCGATCATTGAACACAATGTCATTGTGGGCACAGCCACTACCTACCGGGCACCTTTCCACGTATTTCAGAATGGAGCGCATCAGCTATCCCATGTTGAAGGCGGTGTTACCGTGCGAGACAATGTTATGGTCGGTGGTAAGCATCACATGGAGGCCATTCGCTGGCGAGAGATAGAGATAGGGCGCGCAATGCCCGATCCACCCAAGAAGGTGATTATCGACAATAACTATATCGGTATGGGTAAGCTGCGTCCTGGATTTATTGATCACAGCAGTGGCCTGACGGACTACGAAATTACCAACAATATTTTTGGATTTTTCACTTACCCGCATACGATGGACAGTGAACCCGGCATGGATCAACCGGGGGCTCATTTTCTGATTTCAAACCACGAAGGTCCGATACTATTCAGCGGCAATCAGTTCCATCACGACGCCTTCATCTACGAAATGGGAAGCGGCGACGATTCGCTGATCACGTCCAGTGGCGATGAGTTTGGCTTGCCTGCGCAGTTGGTGTTTGAGGAGTCCGGTTTTCCGACTGAAACCGACTGGTCATCGATCACCCGGTGGACGCCAGTCTATGAAACCTCGGAGATGCTGGGCGTGTATGTACCGTATGAGGTAGGCGACGTTGTTCAGTATTTTGACGCCACTGGTGAAACGAAATTTTTTCAATGCATTCAAGCACATGCCGGTGACTTCGATCCAAACACCTCGCCTGCTTATTGGCAGCAAATGACTTGGAATGGGCGTAACTTACCACCTCTCGACCTTCGCCTACAGGCAGACACATTTTTCAGCTATCGTGGAATAGGGTTAACCTATAATCAGCCTAATCAAAATGCCGCCGACTACGAGCCGCCAGTGCTCAATCTAGTGGGTGGAGATATGAGTATTCTCATGGGAGAAACCTTCGTCGATCCCGGTTGCTTGGCGAATGATAATGTCGATGGGGACATGACCGACTCTTTACAAATCTCTTGGATTGGTGCACCTATTGATACTTCGATAGCAGGAGAATGCGTGATCCAATACAAGCTGACGGAGGCAGACAGTGCGGGCAATGTCGCGGACCCTGTTTATCGGCGCGTGATGGTTTCTGCTCCCGGCAATGTCGTTACAAAAACGGTGAAGCTCAACTTTCATCGCAACTCAATGGCGAACTTGCCAGACTGGACGGACTTGGCGAATGATAGCCAGGGATTGCGCAACACCGGGCCAACCAACACCACGTTGAATGACAGCAGTGGCGCAAATGCAGGGTGGTCGCTGCTAATCGACAACATCAACGGCGGTTATTCCGAGCACTACAGGACGCACAGTAACGCCAGTGGTATTCAGATCGGCGATTTCCCGGCGGAAGTGACAAAGGTTGGCCTGCGTATTCGCAACCCGCATGAAAATCCCTGTGTGCTCGTTTTTACCGGAATGAACTCAACGCGTTATTACGACGTCGAATACACCGGGTATGAAGAAGGCACTGGCGTGGAACTGACATCAACTTTGCATGAGCTAACGTCCGATATCGCTGACAGCATCAACATACTGGGCAATACAGATGAGATCGGCTACTTGCCGAATTTAGTCACCGATATAACCGGGCAGCTGGACCTCGAATTCTATACGACGGTTCCCGATGGGCGGCCGAATATCAGTGGCCTCATCATTCGGGAGAAAAGTGGCTACGGCGCGCTGGGGGCGCATCCTCAATTGCAACCGGTGGGAAATATCTCGTTTGAGCCGAACGCGTCATCATCACCGATCGCTCTCGCGCTTAGCGACAGTGATAGCAATGCGGGGGAGGTGACCATTTGGGTCGTGTCCAGTGATCCTTCCGTGGTGCATCCGGAGGACGTAGTCATTACTGGATCCGGCTTGACCCGGAGCATGGTTGTGCAAGCAACCGGAGCCGGATCAGCAACGGTTAGTTTGATTGTGAGTGATGGTTACCACATTAGCACGATCGATTTTGTAGTGGCTGTTCAAAGTAGCGCTTTGTTTGCGCAAGACTTCGATTCGTCGAACTTCGTTGCGGATTTCTTTAATGCAACGTCGCCCACGTCAGGTGAGTTTCTCGATATATCTTCGGAAATAAATGGCGGGGCTTTCAGCATTGATACTGGCGCGCTTAAGATCGTTCGCGGTGCGAGCTCTGGAAGTGACAACGATGCTGGCTTCACGCGCACGGATGATTTTCTGGGAAACCCGGACCAGCTACACATTGCGTTCGATATGCAGATTAGCGATGTGGATGTCGTTTGGAATGAACTGTTTCTGATCGAGCTTGGCAGTTGGAGCGGTATCAGCGATTACGATGCAGGCGGGTCATATCAGGATTTATACCAACGCTTGGAGGTCAAAGGCCATGCGGGCGAAAACTTTAAAATCAAAATTGATGGGCAGACTTCGGCGCTGCTGCCTCTAGATACCTGGTGCGCGTTTGACTGGTATGTCAACCACACGGGGCAAAGCCTGAATTATATCGGCCCGGATGCGCAAACTTATGCGCTCGGTGCTGATCAGTGCGACATCTGGGTTAACGGCGTGCGTCTCATTGCGGGAGCAACTCAGGGGAGCTTCTCCGGCGCATCTATCGATGATTTCCGCGTTCGCTTTTCATCGAGCAACGCAGTCACGGCGCGGTTTGATAATCTGGTGATCCGCGATCAGTTTTAGTCGGTGCTTTCAGCCAGGCTGTTTCCATCTCATTTCGCCTATCTACACATTCCTATGAAAACTCGTAGTATTCCCACTTCGCGTTGCGGCCTATCGATGTTCGCGCGCTTCACTGCTTCGGCAGTGCAAAAACGAATCGCCAGCGCAGTGCTTGCACTGGCCTTTCTGACGCCGATGGCCCAGGCCGAAACCTGGAATCCGGTTAACATCAATACCAATGGCGCTCCGAATGGCTACTGGGAGTTTTTGCCCGACGCCTATATTAACAACGCCACGACGGACTACGCGCTCCTCATCTTCTTTCATGGTGCGGGTAACGGCGGCAATGGCTCGACTGAATTGGTTCAAATTCAAAATCATGGACTCAACAAGGTACTCAACACAACCAGTCATGCGCTGCATGACTACTTTGCCAATGGCGAGGCCGTGGTGTTGTCACCGCAAACATCGGGCGACGGTTGGAGTCCGGCGGCCATTCGCGAGTTCCTCGATTTTGCCCGTGATCAGTACCGGGTAGACCCACGGCGGATATATCTGACAGGCTTAAGCGCAGGGTCCAACGGTATTCATGGCTTCATTGAGAACGATCCGCTGCCGTACGATGTATCGGCATTTTTAACGACGGCTCTCGCTGGCGCACTGGATCAACCGGGCGCTGATAAGATCGCCAAGGTAACGCCTTACTGGTGCGCCACGGCCTATGGCGATGGCTACGGGGGCATTGGCACGGCGAGCTCCACAGTGAACCGGATCGCTGGTAGCCTGGCTGGCACCGCGCCGACCGATGTGCGCAGCACATACCCCGGAAACGAAGGGGATGCCGACTATGTGGCCACGTTCGACATTACCAATGGCTGGACCTGGGAGAGCGGCCGCGTGCCGACCGCTGATGGATATCCGCGCATGACGATTTTTACCGGTTCATCGCACAATAGCTGGGACCGCACCTATGCCACTCAGGATATGTTCGACTGGCTGTTTGCCCAGGTAAAGCCGGTGACGACAATCAGCACTCCGGCGGATGTAACGGTCTCGGACTATGGCCAGAGTATTACGTTTAGCGCATCATCAGTCGATGCCGACAGTAATGCGATCACCGGCACCGACCTTCACTGGAGTAGTAGCTTGGATGGCGTTCTTGGCACGGGTGCCAGCATCAACGTCAGCAACTTAAGTGTCGGCGTGCATACGATCTATTGCATGGGAATCGATAGTGCGCATCGCGGCGGCTATGATACGGTCACGGTCATCGTGCCCAACACTAATGCGTTTACAGCAAACTTCGATTTCGGTCCGGCCGAAACCCCGGCATCTGGGTGGAATTCCGTCAACGATGAGGTCGATGCGCGCA
It includes:
- a CDS encoding immunoglobulin-like domain-containing protein, yielding MKSVVFALSRWLRLRPFQLFLLLPFCSYGDPDMTTNRRATASDAAFWPQVNEGDYLAFTPDAANNSFYLTEKDGLVLDVGNKILIRAGNYGRIFINGSFCQNTEAQPTVVTNWGGQVRWGDVQENSQYRSLELVDFAHVHLTGRYDPIAQTGDPNFLGHNGGLDFDTGDYYEKYGLWGNQRWSGMLYGFTNPNCVRAKGFETCKVDYVAAWGGGFAGFNLKSDNPANPGRVKVDVQDNFVGFVNGEGFYIGYSTTAIGQDLVELTMRNNVIVFTGTEAIQTDNLSAGSIIEHNVIVGTATTYRAPFHVFQNGAHQLSHVEGGVTVRDNVMVGGKHHMEAIRWREIEIGRAMPDPPKKVIIDNNYIGMGKLRPGFIDHSSGLTDYEITNNIFGFFTYPHTMDSEPGMDQPGAHFLISNHEGPILFSGNQFHHDAFIYEMGSGDDSLITSSGDEFGLPAQLVFEESGFPTETDWSSITRWTPVYETSEMLGVYVPYEVGDVVQYFDATGETKFFQCIQAHAGDFDPNTSPAYWQQMTWNGRNLPPLDLRLQADTFFSYRGIGLTYNQPNQNAADYEPPVLNLVGGDMSILMGETFVDPGCLANDNVDGDMTDSLQISWIGAPIDTSIAGECVIQYKLTEADSAGNVADPVYRRVMVSAPGNVVTKTVKLNFHRNSMANLPDWTDLANDSQGLRNTGPTNTTLNDSSGANAGWSLLIDNINGGYSEHYRTHSNASGIQIGDFPAEVTKVGLRIRNPHENPCVLVFTGMNSTRYYDVEYTGYEEGTGVELTSTLHELTSDIADSINILGNTDEIGYLPNLVTDITGQLDLEFYTTVPDGRPNISGLIIREKSGYGALGAHPQLQPVGNISFEPNASSSPIALALSDSDSNAGEVTIWVVSSDPSVVHPEDVVITGSGLTRSMVVQATGAGSATVSLIVSDGYHISTIDFVVAVQSSALFAQDFDSSNFVADFFNATSPTSGEFLDISSEINGGAFSIDTGALKIVRGASSGSDNDAGFTRTDDFLGNPDQLHIAFDMQISDVDVVWNELFLIELGSWSGISDYDAGGSYQDLYQRLEVKGHAGENFKIKIDGQTSALLPLDTWCAFDWYVNHTGQSLNYIGPDAQTYALGADQCDIWVNGVRLIAGATQGSFSGASIDDFRVRFSSSNAVTARFDNLVIRDQF